The Streptomyces sp. NBC_00224 genome has a window encoding:
- a CDS encoding SurA N-terminal domain-containing protein, with the protein MHRRRRTALALSVALLGAGPLLTACGSEAHPGAAAVVGGDRIPVSALQAQVKDVRTAQQASPQAAQLIKNTGQLSRAKLHGLIFDRVLDRAAADAGVSVTRKQLQDARAAMAQQAGGEQAFAGMLLQQRGVAPGQIDDAVREQVQLTALAAATGADLSTPQGQAAVTKTLTEASKKLKIDVNPRYGTWDDKAIQLADAKTPWIAQVTKNGPEQDAPVTG; encoded by the coding sequence TTGCACCGCCGCCGTCGCACCGCACTCGCCCTCTCCGTCGCGCTCCTCGGCGCGGGCCCACTCCTGACCGCCTGCGGCAGCGAGGCCCACCCGGGCGCCGCGGCCGTCGTGGGAGGCGACCGGATCCCGGTCTCCGCGCTCCAGGCCCAGGTCAAGGATGTCCGTACGGCGCAGCAGGCCTCGCCGCAGGCCGCCCAGCTGATCAAGAACACCGGCCAGCTCAGCCGCGCCAAGCTGCACGGGCTGATCTTCGACCGGGTGCTCGACCGGGCCGCCGCCGACGCCGGGGTGAGCGTGACCCGCAAGCAGCTCCAGGACGCCCGGGCCGCGATGGCCCAGCAGGCCGGCGGCGAGCAGGCGTTCGCGGGCATGCTCCTCCAGCAGCGCGGGGTCGCCCCCGGCCAGATCGACGACGCGGTGCGCGAGCAGGTGCAGCTGACCGCGCTGGCCGCCGCGACCGGCGCCGACCTGTCCACCCCGCAGGGCCAGGCGGCCGTCACCAAGACGCTCACCGAGGCGTCGAAGAAGCTGAAGATCGACGTCAATCCGCGGTACGGGACGTGGGACGACAAGGCGATCCAGCTCGCCGACGCCAAGACGCCGTGGATCGCCCAGGTCACCAAGAACGGGCCGGAACAGGACGCCCCGGTCACCGGCTGA
- a CDS encoding GtrA family protein — protein sequence MKSGTAAQIVRFALVGVVNTGTYYGLYLLFLPWVPYVVAHITAFLLAMVGSFFLTSYFTYRTRPTWRKFLLFPLTNAANFVITTTGMYVLVDLLGLSSTWAPLIAAAAAIPVTFVLSRTIMLRPETPEAAESLGESVAHATETA from the coding sequence ATGAAGTCCGGAACCGCCGCCCAGATAGTCCGGTTCGCCCTGGTGGGGGTGGTCAACACGGGCACGTACTACGGCCTCTATCTGCTGTTCCTCCCCTGGGTGCCGTACGTCGTCGCCCACATCACGGCGTTCCTGCTCGCCATGGTGGGCTCGTTCTTCCTCACCTCGTACTTCACCTACCGCACCCGGCCCACCTGGCGGAAGTTCCTGCTCTTCCCGCTCACCAACGCGGCCAACTTCGTGATCACCACGACCGGGATGTACGTCCTGGTGGACCTGCTCGGCCTCAGCAGCACCTGGGCCCCGCTGATCGCGGCCGCGGCGGCGATTCCGGTCACCTTCGTCCTCTCCCGGACGATCATGTTGCGGCCCGAGACCCCCGAGGCGGCCGAATCGTTGGGCGAATCAGTGGCCCACGCCACTGAGACTGCCTAA
- a CDS encoding glycosyltransferase family 2 protein has product MLISIVVPCFNEEEIIGRFHDQVTKEISRLDAEFELLYVDDGSKDRTFPLLQEIAARDPRARYVSFSRNFGKEAAMLAGLRHAAGDAVVIMDADLQHPPELIGRMMDLHAQGHDQVIAQRTRKGDRVTRTLTARLYYRLINRLVDVELVDGVGDFRMLSRRTVDAVLELTEYNRFSKGLFAWVGFRTTTFSYENAVREQGRSAWTFGKLLNYGLDGMISFNNKPLRAAVYLGMLLLGIATAYSAWIVGVAMVNGVDTPGYVTLLVVVTALAGVQMVMLGVVGEYVGRIYYEVKRRPHFLVQSTNVSGQEQEGGGVPRQPGRESTDREFARR; this is encoded by the coding sequence GTGCTCATCTCGATTGTCGTGCCCTGCTTCAACGAAGAGGAGATCATCGGCCGCTTCCATGATCAGGTGACCAAGGAAATCTCCCGGCTCGACGCGGAATTCGAACTCCTCTATGTCGACGACGGCAGCAAGGACCGTACGTTTCCGCTGCTCCAGGAGATCGCCGCCCGCGACCCGCGCGCCCGTTACGTCTCGTTCAGCCGGAACTTCGGCAAGGAGGCGGCGATGCTCGCCGGACTGCGGCACGCCGCCGGCGACGCCGTGGTGATCATGGACGCCGACCTCCAGCACCCGCCGGAGCTCATCGGTCGCATGATGGACCTGCACGCCCAGGGCCACGACCAGGTGATCGCCCAGCGCACCCGCAAGGGCGACCGCGTCACGCGCACCCTCACGGCGCGCCTGTACTACCGCCTGATCAACCGCCTGGTCGATGTGGAACTGGTCGACGGCGTGGGAGACTTCCGCATGCTCTCGCGCAGGACGGTCGACGCGGTACTCGAACTCACCGAGTACAACCGCTTCTCCAAGGGGCTCTTCGCCTGGGTCGGATTCCGCACCACCACGTTCAGTTACGAGAATGCGGTGCGTGAGCAGGGGCGTTCCGCGTGGACGTTCGGAAAACTGCTCAACTACGGCCTGGACGGGATGATCTCGTTCAACAACAAGCCACTGCGGGCCGCCGTCTATCTGGGCATGCTGCTGCTCGGGATCGCCACGGCGTATTCCGCGTGGATCGTCGGTGTCGCGATGGTGAACGGCGTGGACACCCCCGGATATGTGACCCTGCTCGTCGTGGTCACCGCGCTGGCCGGAGTGCAGATGGTGATGCTGGGAGTGGTCGGCGAATACGTCGGCCGCATCTATTACGAGGTCAAGCGCCGTCCGCACTTCCTGGTGCAGTCGACGAATGTTTCCGGCCAGGAACAGGAAGGCGGCGGCGTGCCGCGCCAGCCGGGACGCGAGAGCACGGACCGGGAGTTCGCCCGCCGATGA
- a CDS encoding YfhO family protein, translating to MPTLEAVQLPPAAPAVAAGAGRPRARASALAALITVVSVCAADAVARTFPFGRHTRSVNDLGNQFVPFHAHLWDLLHGRAHGGALVNWQSGYGTSFLPDIGTYLGSPFALLVGVFPRAELDLAVYVITVLKMAVAAVAMTVLLLTLRPSPGRRWAAGVLGAAYALCGWSVIEATYNTMWLDGLIAFPMLCLVGEWARTRRHALVGPVVVALAWTANFYTAYMATIGAGLILLLRLFLEETETRARVWALARAAWTTALGIGLSAPILFTVFLGTKHAYPGWSKEFQPVPWSDFLARWLPATYSFSSPALFLGTGALLLAGALAFNRAVPDRERYAWTGLALLVALSFQWKPTHLAWHAFQTPNGSPYRQTFVLSGILVIAAWVCVADGLPDRRALLGGGGVLAVIAGGAAFSELVSPWSYPLFFGGLAAALGALLIAGRARGRRAVALAAVLLLAGAQTAQAAVTVAYGDRERLHRLDSYPAWGTAHDAREAAVTGADGWPAYRTDPGRRQITGNDPLLLGGEGASYYSSLTPDVLTKTMTALGGGWTSRGRSVQSLDNPVTDAVFAVGARVRAEKGRAPTVTRAPVPPLVTVRGDNGPLRYGSSPFRNQEMLLGARVYTLPRTVAEGCAAGQEAFLWAPEYTGWARLGTTGKWVEFRGGAPKRRAALAPLGVSTSPSSGVTLRPAYKKAQLGCLDRGALTAAVERLRTTGATDVHVGDSGVRAVLPAGAAGTAVFAMPRIAGWRCAVNGGGAKPADSYLGLVAVELKGSGSPSTVSCDFRPPGLKAGSAAGAAGLAGLIGTGALLAVRKRRAGAPKHP from the coding sequence ATGCCGACTCTCGAAGCCGTCCAGCTTCCCCCCGCCGCCCCGGCCGTGGCCGCCGGGGCCGGCCGCCCCCGTGCGCGGGCGTCCGCCCTCGCCGCGCTGATCACCGTGGTCTCGGTGTGCGCCGCCGACGCCGTCGCCCGGACCTTCCCCTTCGGGCGCCACACCCGCAGCGTCAACGACCTGGGCAACCAGTTCGTCCCGTTCCACGCCCATCTGTGGGACCTGCTGCACGGCCGCGCCCACGGCGGCGCCCTGGTCAACTGGCAGTCCGGGTACGGGACTTCGTTCCTGCCCGACATCGGTACGTATCTGGGCAGCCCGTTCGCCCTGCTGGTCGGGGTGTTCCCGCGCGCCGAGCTCGACCTCGCGGTCTATGTGATCACGGTCCTGAAGATGGCCGTGGCGGCGGTCGCCATGACCGTCCTGCTGCTCACCCTGCGCCCCTCCCCCGGACGGCGCTGGGCGGCCGGGGTGCTGGGGGCGGCGTACGCGCTGTGCGGCTGGTCGGTGATCGAGGCCACGTACAACACGATGTGGCTGGACGGGCTGATCGCGTTCCCGATGCTCTGCCTGGTCGGCGAGTGGGCCCGCACCCGCAGGCACGCGCTGGTCGGCCCGGTCGTGGTGGCCCTGGCCTGGACGGCGAACTTCTACACCGCCTACATGGCCACGATCGGGGCGGGCCTGATCCTGCTGCTGCGGCTGTTCCTGGAGGAGACGGAGACACGGGCCCGGGTGTGGGCGCTGGCCCGCGCGGCCTGGACGACGGCGCTCGGCATCGGCCTGTCGGCCCCGATCCTCTTCACCGTGTTCCTGGGCACCAAGCACGCGTATCCGGGCTGGAGCAAGGAGTTCCAGCCGGTCCCGTGGAGCGACTTCCTGGCCCGCTGGCTCCCGGCGACGTACAGCTTCTCCAGCCCCGCGCTGTTCCTCGGCACCGGCGCGCTGCTGCTCGCGGGGGCGCTGGCGTTCAACAGGGCGGTGCCGGACCGCGAGCGGTACGCGTGGACGGGGCTCGCCCTGCTCGTCGCGCTCTCCTTCCAGTGGAAGCCGACGCATCTGGCCTGGCACGCCTTCCAGACCCCGAACGGCAGCCCGTACCGCCAGACGTTCGTCCTCAGCGGGATCCTGGTGATCGCCGCCTGGGTGTGCGTGGCGGACGGTCTGCCCGACCGGCGCGCGCTGCTCGGCGGGGGCGGGGTGCTCGCGGTGATCGCGGGCGGGGCGGCCTTCAGCGAGCTGGTCTCGCCCTGGTCGTACCCCTTGTTCTTCGGCGGGCTCGCGGCCGCGCTCGGCGCGCTGCTGATCGCCGGACGGGCCCGGGGCCGCCGGGCGGTGGCGCTGGCCGCCGTACTGCTTCTGGCCGGGGCGCAGACCGCGCAGGCGGCGGTGACGGTGGCCTACGGCGACCGGGAGCGGCTGCACCGGCTCGACAGCTACCCCGCGTGGGGGACGGCGCACGACGCGCGCGAGGCGGCGGTGACCGGGGCCGACGGCTGGCCCGCGTACCGCACCGACCCGGGCCGCCGCCAGATCACCGGCAACGACCCGCTGCTGCTCGGCGGCGAGGGCGCCTCCTACTACAGCAGCCTCACCCCGGACGTGCTGACGAAGACGATGACCGCGCTGGGCGGCGGCTGGACCTCCCGCGGCCGGTCCGTGCAGAGCCTCGACAACCCGGTGACGGACGCGGTGTTCGCGGTCGGGGCGCGGGTGCGGGCGGAGAAGGGGCGGGCGCCGACGGTCACCCGCGCCCCGGTGCCGCCGCTGGTGACGGTGCGGGGCGACAACGGACCCCTGCGGTACGGGAGTTCGCCCTTCCGCAACCAGGAGATGCTGCTGGGGGCGCGGGTGTACACGCTGCCGCGTACGGTCGCCGAGGGGTGTGCGGCCGGGCAGGAGGCGTTCCTGTGGGCGCCCGAGTACACGGGCTGGGCGCGGCTCGGCACGACCGGGAAGTGGGTCGAGTTCCGGGGCGGGGCGCCCAAGCGACGGGCGGCCCTGGCCCCGCTGGGCGTCTCGACGAGCCCCTCGTCCGGGGTGACGCTGCGCCCCGCGTACAAGAAGGCGCAGCTGGGCTGTCTGGACCGGGGCGCGCTGACGGCGGCGGTGGAGCGGCTGCGTACGACGGGGGCGACGGATGTCCACGTCGGCGACAGCGGTGTACGGGCGGTGCTGCCCGCCGGGGCGGCCGGGACGGCGGTGTTCGCGATGCCGAGGATCGCGGGGTGGAGGTGCGCGGTGAACGGCGGCGGGGCGAAGCCGGCGGACTCGTATCTGGGTCTGGTGGCGGTGGAGTTGAAGGGCTCCGGGTCCCCCTCCACGGTCTCCTGCGACTTCCGCCCGCCGGGCCTGAAGGCGGGTTCGGCGGCGGGGGCGGCGGGGCTTGCGGGGCTGATCGGGACCGGGGCGCTGCTGGCGGTACGCAAACGGCGGGCCGGGGCGCCGAAGCACCCCTGA
- a CDS encoding glycoside hydrolase domain-containing protein: MSKHRITKKHRNLAMALGGVVLLGGGALTAQAASSGSGTPAAATMPARPVSLSKPATFTGRAFDTCTAPTLAQMKAWKTASPYGGAAVYIGGKNRGCAQPQLTASWVKSVSAVGWKLIPLYVGAQPPCKSGSNPEKMTAATAASLGAADGADAGAKASGLGMRPGSPVYLDMEGFDTTNTSCKDTVLTYTRAWNKALHAKGYRTGFYGFASSSAAVVAAVSPGTDMPDALWYAAYDDTESTTTGYPFGTKWSGHRRGHQYAINKKEAYGGVTLTVDRNAWDAPVAVVAK; encoded by the coding sequence GTGTCCAAGCACCGCATAACCAAGAAGCACCGCAACCTGGCCATGGCCCTCGGCGGTGTCGTCCTCCTCGGAGGCGGTGCGCTCACCGCGCAGGCCGCCTCCTCCGGGAGCGGGACCCCGGCCGCGGCCACCATGCCCGCCCGCCCCGTCTCCCTCTCCAAGCCCGCCACCTTCACCGGCCGCGCCTTCGACACCTGCACCGCCCCCACGCTCGCGCAGATGAAGGCCTGGAAGACCGCCTCGCCGTACGGGGGCGCCGCCGTCTACATCGGGGGTAAGAACCGGGGCTGTGCCCAGCCCCAGCTCACCGCATCCTGGGTGAAGTCGGTGAGCGCGGTCGGGTGGAAGCTCATCCCCCTGTACGTGGGGGCGCAGCCGCCCTGCAAGTCCGGGAGCAACCCGGAGAAGATGACGGCCGCCACCGCCGCCTCCCTCGGCGCGGCCGACGGCGCGGACGCCGGTGCCAAGGCGTCGGGGCTCGGGATGCGCCCGGGCAGCCCGGTCTACCTCGACATGGAGGGGTTCGACACCACGAACACCTCCTGCAAGGACACCGTGCTGACCTACACGCGCGCGTGGAACAAGGCCCTGCACGCCAAGGGCTACCGCACGGGCTTCTACGGCTTCGCCTCCTCCAGCGCGGCCGTCGTCGCCGCCGTCTCGCCGGGCACGGACATGCCGGACGCGCTCTGGTACGCGGCGTACGACGACACGGAGTCGACCACCACGGGCTACCCCTTCGGGACCAAGTGGTCGGGCCACCGCCGGGGCCACCAGTACGCCATCAACAAGAAGGAGGCGTACGGCGGCGTGACCCTCACCGTCGACCGGAACGCCTGGGACGCTCCGGTCGCCGTCGTGGCCAAGTAG